One stretch of Xiphophorus maculatus strain JP 163 A chromosome 19, X_maculatus-5.0-male, whole genome shotgun sequence DNA includes these proteins:
- the LOC102229921 gene encoding ribosomal protein S6 kinase alpha-5-like isoform X2, translated as MPSPMEGSSREGDLFTVKHELKNANLTGHIERVGIENFELLKVLGTGAYGKVFLVRKVSGHDAGKLYAMKVLKKATIVQKAKTAEHTRTERQLGIVYRDLKLENILLDSNGHIVLTDFGLSKEFDQVERAFSVCGTVEYMAPEIVEGGDSGHDKAVDWWSLGVLMYELLTGGSPFTVDGDENSHSDIAKRICKKDPPFPKDMGPLAKDLIQQLLVKDPKNRLGSGPNGAENVKKHPFYQKINWEDLAAKKVPAPFKPVIRDELDVSNFAEEFTEMDPTYSPAALPQNCDRIFQGYSFMAPSILFKRNVVMDDPIQLCGGFERPGSAAVARSAMMKDSPFYMNYEMDLQDSALGEGSFSICRRCTHKTTGQQFAVKIVSKRMEAQTQREIAALKLCDGHPNIVKLHEIYHDQLHTFLVLELLGGGELLERIRRKQHFSETEASRIMRKLVSAVSHMHDVGVVHRDLKPENLLFTDESENSEIKIIDFGFARLKPPDNQLLKTPCFTLQYAAPEILKYNGYDESCDLWSLGVILYTMLSGQVPFQCQEKSLIHTSAEEIMHKIKQGDFSFGGEAWRNVSQQAKDLIQELLTVDPDKRIKMCGLRYNAWLQDDSQLSSNPLMTPDILGSSTASVHTCVKATFNAFNKCKREGFRLQTVDKAPLAKRRKMKKTSTSTETRSSSSESTHSSSSSSQSQEKTLTEGEPNPPPSNSPPVKTPGVEETDCGDRNALSAFRFSEGQ; from the exons CCAACCTGACAGGCCACATTGAGAGGGTGGGCATTGAAAACTTTGAGCTACTAAAGGTGCTGGGCACAGGAG CGTATGGGAAGGTGTTCCTGGTGAGGAAGGTGAGCGGCCACGATGCCGGGAAGCTCTACGCCATGAAGGTGTTGAAGAAGGCGACTATCGTCCAGAAAGCGAAGACGGCCGAACACACGCGGACAGAGCGGCAG CTTGGAATCGTTTATCGAGACCTAAAACTGGAGAATATTCTACTGGATTCAAACGGTCATATAGTTCTAACAGATTTTGGCCTGAGTAAAGAATTTGATCAG gttgaGAGGGCTTTCTCTGTTTGTGGCACTGTTGAATACATGGCTCCAGAAATAGTTGAAGGAGGAGATTCCGGACATGACAAG GCGGTGGACTGGTGGAGCCTCGGCGTGCTAATGTACGAGCTCCTGACGGGCGGATCGCCCTTCACCGTCGACGGAGATGAAAATTCCCACTCGGATATCGCCAA GAGGATTTGCAAAAAGGATCCTCCTTTCCCCAAAGACATGGGACCGCTGGCCAAAGACCTGATCCAACAACTCCTCGTCAAAGATCCAAAGAACAGATTAGGATCCGGTCCTAACGGAGCAGAGAACGTGAAGAAACATCCGTTTTATCAG aaaatcaaCTGGGAGGACTTGGCAGCGAAGAAGGTACCTGCGCCTTTCAAGCCGGTGATTCGGGACGAGCTGGATGTCAGTAATTTTGCTGAGGAGTTCACAGAAATGGACCCCACTTACTCCCCCGCAGCGCTGCCTCAGAACTGTGACCGCATTTTCCAG GGATACTCTTTCATGGCCCCCTCCATCCTGTTCAAGAGGAATGTGGTGATGGACGACCCCATCCAGCTGTGCGGCGGCTTTGAGAGGCCGGGCTCCGCCGCCGTGGCCCGCAGCGCCATGATGAAG GACTCCCCTTTCTACATGAATTATGAGATGGACCTGCAGGACAGCGCTCTGGGAGAGGGCAGCTTCTCCATCTGCCGCCGCTGCACGCACAAAACCACCGGACAACAATTTGCAGTCAAGATAGTCAGCAAGCG GATGGAGGCGCAGACTCAGAGGGAAATAGCGGCCTTGAAGCTCTGCGACGGCCACCCGAACATTGTGAAGTTGCATGAAATTTACCACGATCAG CTCCACACATTCCTGGTTCTGGAACTGCTCGGTGGAGGAGAGCTGCTGGAGAGAATCCGGAGGAAGCAGCACTTCAGTGAAACAGAGGCCAGCCGCATCATGCGCAAACTGGTGTCTGCTGTCAGTCACATGCATGATGTAGGAGTGGTGCACAGGGACCTGAAGCCAGAG AACCTGCTCTTCACAGACGAGAGTGAGAACTCCGAGATAAAAATCATAGACTTTGGCTTTGCGCGTCTAAAACCGCCAGACAATCAGCTGCTGAAGACTCCCTGCTTCACCCTGCAGTATGCTGCCCCAGAGATCCTCAAATATAACGGCTATGATGAGTCCTGCGACCTGTGGAGTCTGGGGGTCATTCTG TACACCATGCTGTCTGGACAGGTGCCTTTTCAGTGTCAGGAGAAGAGCCTGATCCACACCAGCGCTGAGGAGATCATGCACAAAATCAAGCAGGGGGATTTCTCTTTTGGAGGCGAGGCCTGGAGAAATGTGTCCCAGCAGGCTAAAGACCTCATACAAG AGCTGCTGACGGTGGACCCAGACAAGAGGATTAAGATGTGCGGCCTCCGTTACAACGCCTGGCTCCAGGACGACAGCCAGCTGTCCTCCAACCCACTCATGACCCCCGACATTCTCGGCTCCTCCACTGCCTCCGTCCACACTTGCGTCAAAGCGACCTTTAAT GCTTTCAACAAATGCAAACGGGAAGGTTTCCGCCTACAGACGGTGGACAAGGCGCCGCTGGCCAagaggaggaaaatgaaaaagacgAGCACCAGCACGGAGACGCGCAGCAGTTCCAGCGAGAGCacccactcctcctcctcctcttcgcaGTCTCAGGAGAAGACGCTAACGGAGGGCGAGCCCAATCCGCCGCCTTCCAACAGCCCCCCCGTCAAAACGCCGGGCGTCGAAGAGACGGACTGCGGAGACCGGAACGCACTGTCGGCCTTTCGCTTCTCGGAAGGACAGTGA
- the LOC102229921 gene encoding ribosomal protein S6 kinase alpha-5-like isoform X3 has protein sequence MPSPMEGSSREGDLFTVKHELKNANLTGHIERVGIENFELLKVLGTGAYGKVFLVRKVSGHDAGKLYAMKVLKKATIVQKAKTAEHTRTERQVERAFSVCGTVEYMAPEIVEGGDSGHDKAVDWWSLGVLMYELLTGGSPFTVDGDENSHSDIAKRICKKDPPFPKDMGPLAKDLIQQLLVKDPKNRLGSGPNGAENVKKHPFYQKINWEDLAAKKVPAPFKPVIRDELDVSNFAEEFTEMDPTYSPAALPQNCDRIFQGYSFMAPSILFKRNVVMDDPIQLCGGFERPGSAAVARSAMMKDSPFYMNYEMDLQDSALGEGSFSICRRCTHKTTGQQFAVKIVSKRMEAQTQREIAALKLCDGHPNIVKLHEIYHDQLHTFLVLELLGGGELLERIRRKQHFSETEASRIMRKLVSAVSHMHDVGVVHRDLKPENLLFTDESENSEIKIIDFGFARLKPPDNQLLKTPCFTLQYAAPEILKYNGYDESCDLWSLGVILYTMLSGQVPFQCQEKSLIHTSAEEIMHKIKQGDFSFGGEAWRNVSQQAKDLIQELLTVDPDKRIKMCGLRYNAWLQDDSQLSSNPLMTPDILGSSTASVHTCVKATFNAFNKCKREGFRLQTVDKAPLAKRRKMKKTSTSTETRSSSSESTHSSSSSSQSQEKTLTEGEPNPPPSNSPPVKTPGVEETDCGDRNALSAFRFSEGQ, from the exons CCAACCTGACAGGCCACATTGAGAGGGTGGGCATTGAAAACTTTGAGCTACTAAAGGTGCTGGGCACAGGAG CGTATGGGAAGGTGTTCCTGGTGAGGAAGGTGAGCGGCCACGATGCCGGGAAGCTCTACGCCATGAAGGTGTTGAAGAAGGCGACTATCGTCCAGAAAGCGAAGACGGCCGAACACACGCGGACAGAGCGGCAG gttgaGAGGGCTTTCTCTGTTTGTGGCACTGTTGAATACATGGCTCCAGAAATAGTTGAAGGAGGAGATTCCGGACATGACAAG GCGGTGGACTGGTGGAGCCTCGGCGTGCTAATGTACGAGCTCCTGACGGGCGGATCGCCCTTCACCGTCGACGGAGATGAAAATTCCCACTCGGATATCGCCAA GAGGATTTGCAAAAAGGATCCTCCTTTCCCCAAAGACATGGGACCGCTGGCCAAAGACCTGATCCAACAACTCCTCGTCAAAGATCCAAAGAACAGATTAGGATCCGGTCCTAACGGAGCAGAGAACGTGAAGAAACATCCGTTTTATCAG aaaatcaaCTGGGAGGACTTGGCAGCGAAGAAGGTACCTGCGCCTTTCAAGCCGGTGATTCGGGACGAGCTGGATGTCAGTAATTTTGCTGAGGAGTTCACAGAAATGGACCCCACTTACTCCCCCGCAGCGCTGCCTCAGAACTGTGACCGCATTTTCCAG GGATACTCTTTCATGGCCCCCTCCATCCTGTTCAAGAGGAATGTGGTGATGGACGACCCCATCCAGCTGTGCGGCGGCTTTGAGAGGCCGGGCTCCGCCGCCGTGGCCCGCAGCGCCATGATGAAG GACTCCCCTTTCTACATGAATTATGAGATGGACCTGCAGGACAGCGCTCTGGGAGAGGGCAGCTTCTCCATCTGCCGCCGCTGCACGCACAAAACCACCGGACAACAATTTGCAGTCAAGATAGTCAGCAAGCG GATGGAGGCGCAGACTCAGAGGGAAATAGCGGCCTTGAAGCTCTGCGACGGCCACCCGAACATTGTGAAGTTGCATGAAATTTACCACGATCAG CTCCACACATTCCTGGTTCTGGAACTGCTCGGTGGAGGAGAGCTGCTGGAGAGAATCCGGAGGAAGCAGCACTTCAGTGAAACAGAGGCCAGCCGCATCATGCGCAAACTGGTGTCTGCTGTCAGTCACATGCATGATGTAGGAGTGGTGCACAGGGACCTGAAGCCAGAG AACCTGCTCTTCACAGACGAGAGTGAGAACTCCGAGATAAAAATCATAGACTTTGGCTTTGCGCGTCTAAAACCGCCAGACAATCAGCTGCTGAAGACTCCCTGCTTCACCCTGCAGTATGCTGCCCCAGAGATCCTCAAATATAACGGCTATGATGAGTCCTGCGACCTGTGGAGTCTGGGGGTCATTCTG TACACCATGCTGTCTGGACAGGTGCCTTTTCAGTGTCAGGAGAAGAGCCTGATCCACACCAGCGCTGAGGAGATCATGCACAAAATCAAGCAGGGGGATTTCTCTTTTGGAGGCGAGGCCTGGAGAAATGTGTCCCAGCAGGCTAAAGACCTCATACAAG AGCTGCTGACGGTGGACCCAGACAAGAGGATTAAGATGTGCGGCCTCCGTTACAACGCCTGGCTCCAGGACGACAGCCAGCTGTCCTCCAACCCACTCATGACCCCCGACATTCTCGGCTCCTCCACTGCCTCCGTCCACACTTGCGTCAAAGCGACCTTTAAT GCTTTCAACAAATGCAAACGGGAAGGTTTCCGCCTACAGACGGTGGACAAGGCGCCGCTGGCCAagaggaggaaaatgaaaaagacgAGCACCAGCACGGAGACGCGCAGCAGTTCCAGCGAGAGCacccactcctcctcctcctcttcgcaGTCTCAGGAGAAGACGCTAACGGAGGGCGAGCCCAATCCGCCGCCTTCCAACAGCCCCCCCGTCAAAACGCCGGGCGTCGAAGAGACGGACTGCGGAGACCGGAACGCACTGTCGGCCTTTCGCTTCTCGGAAGGACAGTGA
- the LOC102229921 gene encoding ribosomal protein S6 kinase alpha-5-like isoform X1, giving the protein MPSPMEGSSREGDLFTVKHELKNANLTGHIERVGIENFELLKVLGTGAYGKVFLVRKVSGHDAGKLYAMKVLKKATIVQKAKTAEHTRTERQVLEHIRQSPFLVTLHYAFQTDTKLHLILDYVNGGELFTHLVQRVRFKEQEVALYSGEIVLALEHLHKLGIVYRDLKLENILLDSNGHIVLTDFGLSKEFDQVERAFSVCGTVEYMAPEIVEGGDSGHDKAVDWWSLGVLMYELLTGGSPFTVDGDENSHSDIAKRICKKDPPFPKDMGPLAKDLIQQLLVKDPKNRLGSGPNGAENVKKHPFYQKINWEDLAAKKVPAPFKPVIRDELDVSNFAEEFTEMDPTYSPAALPQNCDRIFQGYSFMAPSILFKRNVVMDDPIQLCGGFERPGSAAVARSAMMKDSPFYMNYEMDLQDSALGEGSFSICRRCTHKTTGQQFAVKIVSKRMEAQTQREIAALKLCDGHPNIVKLHEIYHDQLHTFLVLELLGGGELLERIRRKQHFSETEASRIMRKLVSAVSHMHDVGVVHRDLKPENLLFTDESENSEIKIIDFGFARLKPPDNQLLKTPCFTLQYAAPEILKYNGYDESCDLWSLGVILYTMLSGQVPFQCQEKSLIHTSAEEIMHKIKQGDFSFGGEAWRNVSQQAKDLIQELLTVDPDKRIKMCGLRYNAWLQDDSQLSSNPLMTPDILGSSTASVHTCVKATFNAFNKCKREGFRLQTVDKAPLAKRRKMKKTSTSTETRSSSSESTHSSSSSSQSQEKTLTEGEPNPPPSNSPPVKTPGVEETDCGDRNALSAFRFSEGQ; this is encoded by the exons CCAACCTGACAGGCCACATTGAGAGGGTGGGCATTGAAAACTTTGAGCTACTAAAGGTGCTGGGCACAGGAG CGTATGGGAAGGTGTTCCTGGTGAGGAAGGTGAGCGGCCACGATGCCGGGAAGCTCTACGCCATGAAGGTGTTGAAGAAGGCGACTATCGTCCAGAAAGCGAAGACGGCCGAACACACGCGGACAGAGCGGCAGGTGCTGGAGCACATCCGCCAGTCTCCGTTCCTCGTAACGCTTCACTACGCCTTTCAGACCGACACCAAGCTGCACCTCATTCTCG ATTATGTAAACGGGGGGGAACTTTTCACGCACTTGGTGCAGAGGGTGCGGTTTAAGGAGCAAGAAGTAGCACTGTACAGCGGAGAAATTGTCTTGGCACTAGAACATCTACATAag CTTGGAATCGTTTATCGAGACCTAAAACTGGAGAATATTCTACTGGATTCAAACGGTCATATAGTTCTAACAGATTTTGGCCTGAGTAAAGAATTTGATCAG gttgaGAGGGCTTTCTCTGTTTGTGGCACTGTTGAATACATGGCTCCAGAAATAGTTGAAGGAGGAGATTCCGGACATGACAAG GCGGTGGACTGGTGGAGCCTCGGCGTGCTAATGTACGAGCTCCTGACGGGCGGATCGCCCTTCACCGTCGACGGAGATGAAAATTCCCACTCGGATATCGCCAA GAGGATTTGCAAAAAGGATCCTCCTTTCCCCAAAGACATGGGACCGCTGGCCAAAGACCTGATCCAACAACTCCTCGTCAAAGATCCAAAGAACAGATTAGGATCCGGTCCTAACGGAGCAGAGAACGTGAAGAAACATCCGTTTTATCAG aaaatcaaCTGGGAGGACTTGGCAGCGAAGAAGGTACCTGCGCCTTTCAAGCCGGTGATTCGGGACGAGCTGGATGTCAGTAATTTTGCTGAGGAGTTCACAGAAATGGACCCCACTTACTCCCCCGCAGCGCTGCCTCAGAACTGTGACCGCATTTTCCAG GGATACTCTTTCATGGCCCCCTCCATCCTGTTCAAGAGGAATGTGGTGATGGACGACCCCATCCAGCTGTGCGGCGGCTTTGAGAGGCCGGGCTCCGCCGCCGTGGCCCGCAGCGCCATGATGAAG GACTCCCCTTTCTACATGAATTATGAGATGGACCTGCAGGACAGCGCTCTGGGAGAGGGCAGCTTCTCCATCTGCCGCCGCTGCACGCACAAAACCACCGGACAACAATTTGCAGTCAAGATAGTCAGCAAGCG GATGGAGGCGCAGACTCAGAGGGAAATAGCGGCCTTGAAGCTCTGCGACGGCCACCCGAACATTGTGAAGTTGCATGAAATTTACCACGATCAG CTCCACACATTCCTGGTTCTGGAACTGCTCGGTGGAGGAGAGCTGCTGGAGAGAATCCGGAGGAAGCAGCACTTCAGTGAAACAGAGGCCAGCCGCATCATGCGCAAACTGGTGTCTGCTGTCAGTCACATGCATGATGTAGGAGTGGTGCACAGGGACCTGAAGCCAGAG AACCTGCTCTTCACAGACGAGAGTGAGAACTCCGAGATAAAAATCATAGACTTTGGCTTTGCGCGTCTAAAACCGCCAGACAATCAGCTGCTGAAGACTCCCTGCTTCACCCTGCAGTATGCTGCCCCAGAGATCCTCAAATATAACGGCTATGATGAGTCCTGCGACCTGTGGAGTCTGGGGGTCATTCTG TACACCATGCTGTCTGGACAGGTGCCTTTTCAGTGTCAGGAGAAGAGCCTGATCCACACCAGCGCTGAGGAGATCATGCACAAAATCAAGCAGGGGGATTTCTCTTTTGGAGGCGAGGCCTGGAGAAATGTGTCCCAGCAGGCTAAAGACCTCATACAAG AGCTGCTGACGGTGGACCCAGACAAGAGGATTAAGATGTGCGGCCTCCGTTACAACGCCTGGCTCCAGGACGACAGCCAGCTGTCCTCCAACCCACTCATGACCCCCGACATTCTCGGCTCCTCCACTGCCTCCGTCCACACTTGCGTCAAAGCGACCTTTAAT GCTTTCAACAAATGCAAACGGGAAGGTTTCCGCCTACAGACGGTGGACAAGGCGCCGCTGGCCAagaggaggaaaatgaaaaagacgAGCACCAGCACGGAGACGCGCAGCAGTTCCAGCGAGAGCacccactcctcctcctcctcttcgcaGTCTCAGGAGAAGACGCTAACGGAGGGCGAGCCCAATCCGCCGCCTTCCAACAGCCCCCCCGTCAAAACGCCGGGCGTCGAAGAGACGGACTGCGGAGACCGGAACGCACTGTCGGCCTTTCGCTTCTCGGAAGGACAGTGA